Below is a window of Nitrospiria bacterium DNA.
GGACAAGCAGGTGGGCTGGCCCGCGATCAAGGCCTCGTTCGAGGAGCAGTTCCGCGAGACGAGCGCGATCGAGTCGGAGGCGCTCGACAGCGCGATCAAGGTGAACGGGGACACGGCCTGGGCGGCGTATGACCTGCGCTACAACGAGGTCGGCGGAAGCAAGGCCGGGAGTTTCGAGACCCGCTGGACCTGCGTC
It encodes the following:
- a CDS encoding nuclear transport factor 2 family protein, producing METQVVKDVRAVIEKFRDAVQKRDIKALEAAVAHEPDMVFYGSQAGDKQVGWPAIKASFEEQFRETSAIESEALDSAIKVNGDTAWAAYDLRYNEVGGSKAGSFETRWTCVLCRYKNGWKVVHMHHSGGR